The following proteins are encoded in a genomic region of Zea mays cultivar B73 chromosome 9, Zm-B73-REFERENCE-NAM-5.0, whole genome shotgun sequence:
- the LOC118473346 gene encoding ATP synthase protein MI25 produces the protein MRFSGMDMKGINMLFAAIPSICASSPKKISIYNEEMIVARCFIGFLILSRKSLGKTFKETLDGRIESIQESLQQFFNPNEVILEESNEQQRLLNLRISLRICSTVKVVESLPAARCAPKCEKTVQALLCRNLNVKSATLLNATSSRRIRLQDDIVTGFHFSVSERLVSGSTTLVEASTVEQIREAFLLEPRDLIREGFIVLRKVRVGGIPGTCGDGVGL, from the coding sequence ATGAGATTTAGTGGAATGGATATGAAGGGTATAAATATGCTATTTGCTGCTATTCCATCTATTTGTGCATCAAGTCCGAAGAAGATCTCAATCTATAATGAAGAAATGATAGTAGCTCGTTGTTTTATAGGCTTTCTCATATTAAGTCGGAAGAGTTTAGGTAAGACTTTCAAAGAAACTCTCGACGGGAGAATCGAGTCTATTCAGGAATCATTGcagcaattcttcaatcctaacgAAGTCATTCTGGAGGAATCCAATGAACAACAACGATTACTTAATCTACGGATCAGCTTGCGAATTTGCAGCACCGTAAAAGTAGTAGAATCATTACCAGCGGCACGCTGTGCGCCTAAGTGCGAAAAGACAGTGCAAGCTTTGTTATGCCGAAACCTAAATGTCAAGTCAGCAACACTTCTAAATGCCACTTCTTCCCGTCGCATCCGTCTTCAGGACGATATAGTCACAGGTTTTCACTTTTCAGTGAGTGAAAGATTAGTATCCGGGTCTACAACTTTGGTAGAAGCTTCTACCGTAGAACAAATTCGAGAGGCCTTCTTATTAGAACCCAGAGACCTAATTCGAGAAGGCTTTATAGTCCTCAGAAAGGTGAGGGTGGGGGGTATCCCCGGGACCTGTGGAGACGGGGTGGGCCTGTAG